The Larimichthys crocea isolate SSNF chromosome II, L_crocea_2.0, whole genome shotgun sequence genome segment CAAAATAATTTCTTAGTTACTAAACTGGGTAGAGTTCTGAATAAAATGGGAGTTTTATAAATGCATTtactaataataacaaacaattcaaaaactgtagaaaaaggctgtgttgttttatttattgtatttattacttTCTGAGCACACAATAAATCACATGCACCCAAACTATTGAGAGACGTGACAGTTTATTAAGTGTGCTCTGTTAATATGTTATGCAATGAAAATAGACATAAATCCAGCAGTTCAGATGGGCATATTTATGGCTGCCAGTTCCTGTCAACATCCCCCTTGTCCCAGCCCTGCAGACattcatcaacacaaacacttaaGATTTAAATCCCATGCAGCATTATTCAATTAGGAGATTGGTTtaataaactacaaaaaaaatgaacaaattccCCCGTGTAACAAGGTCAAACAGTGAAGATATGTGCCTTTCAAAGACTGACATTTACCAGCTTTGTCACCTCTTGTCGCTTGAACTGCCTGTCCCAAAAATAACCTCAGCTGTCAGACCCCGTCTCTGTCCATTGCCATTTGTAGAAGCGAAAGGGACATCAGCTGTTTGATAAAGCTCCCACTTCAGAAACACACTTCATTCTCTGTGCACTAAACTAACACATCTTAGATATAAAGTTGAAATTCAATTGCTCGTttgtaaaactgtgaaaactgGAGCACATAACCCAAAGTGGAGCCCAACATCTGAACTGTTACAGGTGTGAACGTTTAGTATTTAGTTTTTCTTACCCACACAGTTTGTACTTTAGATTAATCATAAAACTGTTATAACTTCGGTAAAAATCACTAAATATCATTACTATTGAAACATTTTGTattcttgttattattattatttattagtctAACATTACTTTTTCACCTTGAGTCTTCAACCTCACAGGTAAAACGGTGAACGCTGAATCATGTGGGCTCACACAGTCAGTTGGCCGTCAAAGATTTCCGGATGATGGTTTATATAATCCAATATCAGTGTTTTAGAAAtccccccctaaaaaaaaagtcttctttgTGCTCAAATATCCTTGAAATGATTGTAAATCCAGGATGGTGGAACATCCCCCAGTCTGCTACGGTGGGCGGTAGACTAgacttattttttctttcttctccgGTACCTCATGATGCCAAATAGCTGACGTGCCTATTCTGGCGCAGCCTCCTTTCCAAAATAGATTTGTCATTTAACTGGGCAGATAGGAGATAGCCTGTTGGTGAGGTCGGGGAGGAGAGCACACTAGACTGGCCCCTGCAGGGCTGCACACTGCCGCAGGCTGCACACTACAACACGGTCGTAAACAAGTCATAATACTGAGTTTAAGTACCAAACTGGCTTACACCTGCAGAGTGGAAGCTTTCAGTAACTTTTATGTGTGATACAAATAAGTTAAATTTAATGCTCCGACCAAATCATATGATTAGGCACCATCCTGGTTGTTTTCTACTGCTTTATCATTAGATATATTGACATATAACCCAGTGTATTTggatgtttcatatttaatctattcacattttctgcataaatgtataataaatacttctccacacaataaaacacagagcaagGGAGATACtgaattctttattttaatttaatttaatttaatttaatttaatttaatttaatttaatttaattttatacATCAAATTCAGTTGGCAGATGCTTATGCAACTTACAAAAAGTTTATTCAAAACATGTATGAGCCAGatatcattcattatttttaattaattcaggCTATGTGCTAGAGAGGGTTGGTGAGACGTAGTCTGAAACGGtggctttatttgtttatttactggCATAAAAGTAGCAAAATTGAAATAATAGTGAGTTTAAACTCACCAGATGTAGCATGCAGATTACCCAACATGtcattgtttcagtttaaatatGTCATTCCCCTCCAGAAAAATGTATAgcttctaaccctaaccctgctTTTGTTTAAGTCAGCCTTAAATAAAGTGCTTTTAGAGTTTATTATATCTTTGCTCAGGGAGGTTGAGGTGATTTTTAACACACATTATGTATTCCATTTATGTAATTAAGGTGAGTTAAGGTCATTGAATACTCACTTGATTTGACTGGAGTAACATTATAGACCCACAGGCAGCTAGAAGTGCTGAAGATGTGTCTAGTATTGATGACTCTTGACACAACTTCCTACAAATCTGTCCTACAAATCAATCTCTGTCACCTCTCTCAGTATCTAATGATCCTTTGGCTCACCTTACTACAGGGTGTCGAGAGACCTGAGCCAAATTAAATGTGAAGTGCTTGGATGTGAAGTTAACTTTTGCACTGGAGTTGACCAACAACAGCTGGTCCCTATCATGTCTCATATCTAACACCTCATGAGGTTACCAGTTTGAGTGACTCTTGGAGTTGTTGTAACAATCTCTGTACTAAACGCACTGACATGAAATTGGTACCTGTCTTCTAATGTGGCAAATATGAATGTTTCCCAAAATATCAGCATTGCTTTGAAGtctatgttttgttctttttgttctgttgtctcGCTAGGATCTCACCAGTGTGCAGTGGTGTATGATCTGTTATAATGTCACTTATTTTCTAAACTGatattattgtattttctgTGAGTCTATGGTCATAACCTGATGAcactttttgtctgtttcctcaGTGCCATTCTGTCCatattctttctttcctctcttgttGGACATCATCTTCCATGTCAGCATCCACGTCTATATCCACATGTACATAGAAAGTATAAGTGTTAAGCCTTTATTTcgattaaatgtaaatgtgattgGTGTAACAGGAGAGATTTGCTGAAACTCCCCGCCCGGCACATTGTATTCCACAATCATCATGTTGACAGCTGCTTTCCCTGGCTGGTCAGCCCCATAATTAAGTTATGACTTCATAATGAACAAAAGCCTAAAATACAGtaatgtgttaaatgtatctgccATGACACCttcacactgatgaaaacacttTGCAATCGTTTAGATGACATAAGATACTTGTGATTATGTGTGCCAATTTCTACTTTGATCTACTTTATCACAGATTTAGAGacatagttatatatattttttaaaatctaatgcTTATAGTGTCTAAACAAGGGGCAGCAAGTGTTATCACTTTCTTCCCTATTCTTTGGCTTCCATGTTATTTTCTCGGCCTTTCAGAGTGGGCTTCCCCCCATTGCCaatgactgacagcagcaggtcgCCTGGACCCTGATTTAAACTCCCCCGAAACTCTAGCAGACGGTAATCCACTGTTGCTTGCTTGCCTCTGCTTCATCTTGTTCTGGCTACTGTGTTTGGTTTCCATACTCCTGAAAACATgctgaagaaaagaggaaaaaaaaaaatacaagaaactgACAGACAATTTTTTCATCTCTGTCCCACATTCATCCAAACCATTTAGCTCACATGAGTAATATATAAGAAAAGTAAATTAGTGTTTTCTATCAAATTTAATTGAACTTAACACTCCTTAAGATGCCAAAGCAGGTAGTAGCGTCAAATCACATCATGGAAGGTATTTCCACAACCTTTTGTAATCATCCAAAAAGTCACTCTCACAAGCAGTCACCTCCTCATGGCACCTGGGACACAATACAGAGGGCAGGAGACAGGCACGTTGCACCTGGCTACGTTTTAAGCAACTATAGAGTTGGGTTAGTAAAACATTCCTTTGTGATGAGACAATACTCACAAAAATAGTTGCAATGTATACTCACCAACATCTGACCTACATGGACCTGACCTCTTAGCCATTTCAAGAATAAGGTCACAGTTGTATCATGTTCACAGCTGAAACACATGGCTGTTATCTCGAAAGAACATGTTCATAGCAGATGATAAGTGAGACAAATGTGAGTCACACCGAGAGGACCAATAGCCAAGAATGAACAGCAGATGGCATTTATGTGCCTAAAACATTCTGCTGGAACTTGAACAATGAAAACAAGCAGCtagattaaaaacacagatgaggCAAAATATGTGTTGCAAAATAGAggcatgttgtgtttatttacaatACGGATAGCATTTACAGTATTGACAGAGTACCAAATGAGACAATAAAACAGCTCTAACCCacaaaatgaaaccaaacaaagaCATCTAACTAAtatattcaaatcattttcaaaatattatAAAGGGAGGGACCCACTGTTAGACTTCACCTAGGATACCTCAATATTTACAGCTCCTTTGCACCATCAATCAACTTTTATTAAACGCAGTCTAAGCAAAGTACAGAGCAAATGTCCTTACATTTGGTGTCCAAACCAAAAAATAGACACCATTTCTGGTCTATTTCTGCCAGTGAGTGTTTACGCTGGTATGCGCAGGAGAAGTGGATCTAAACTctgagaggaaccagctgattACGATATCTGAAGAGAGGCAGTGAGCATgagacacacagcacaaaaaGAGATATGGCGTGCAGCAGTGTGAATGCGTCTTGAATACTTCGAGTCCATGTGCAACACTAAATTAAGTAATGAGAGCTTAAGAGGTATAAACTATGATGATTTGTTAGATTATATCGGAGACGTGTTTATGTATATTCTTTAACATCTCTTTTAGATGTCTGTCATTGGATATTAATAATTTTGTTGGTTTATTGTTCATGTTACACCTTCATTGTTGTCTACtatagccttttttttttttttttaaatggtagTTTTAAATACCACCACAGGGAGTTGCCAGAgtccaatatttcacaaaaaggGGCTTTGAGTAACAACCTCTGAgtattttatgacatttaagACTCAGCCTGTCAGGCCTCAGATCCGCCTGTGTATGACAACATTAGTTAGCATTTGCCTCTAGATGGCATGTTAACATATAAACATCTGGATTTAGAGTTAACCAATCTGAAAGACGATGAATGTCTGTAGAAAATGTCATGGTATTCATTCCAACACTTATCAAGATACTTTCACTGTGGACCAAAATGTCGGACTGTCGGACTGGCATTGAGCCACGCTACATAAACACTTTCAGGAATCCATATTGTAATACAAAGCGCTTTTCAGTTCAGCCAATGGATCAGTGCCATTATCAGCGTccatgcagagaaaatgtttcacattgtAATCTCATTAgcaatataaaaacagagagaaaattaaaatatatttttatttcaaataaacagaaatcaaCCACACaagaaatgattaaatacactcaaaataagatttatttGCCTCTCTACTCActcacagaaaacaacacatgtaTTGTAAAGCTGTGCCGAAAAAGTTCTTTTggcatgtttcatttttcagctaGTGTTTCTTAatttacagaacaaaaaacaaacaaacaaaaacaaacaaacaaaaaaaaaaacagacagacaaacctatgtaacaaaacaaaaaaaatgtcttaaaacaTAGTCAACATTTCAGGATGAAAACTTAGCACCTTGTTCCAGTCACTGTGATTCTTAGACTGGTGTATAGTGGATAACAAACCATAGTATGGTGAGAAGGTTGGCCATGATGACACTGCCAATTACAAGGCATACTCCTGCTTCTGTAGGACATCGAGGACAGTGCAATTTTAGACACCATGATAAGAAAGAGTGTGCCGTCAGATGCAACGGACTGACACAAGATCAGTCTGCAACTTCCAAGCTACATCCACAACTTCACTACATACTTGATGCTAGACACAATGACTTGCcaaataaaatactgtacatagtATGTGCTGCTAACTCTGTGAAAGTAAATCCAATAGTTTACACGAGAATGGCTTCTATACAGAGCAAATACTAAACCTTAATACTAAGGcactgctgaaaataaaataaaaaatgacaaacctAACAGTGAGGTGTAAATGTGGAGACTGTCAAAAGACATCAACTCTGTGCACAAAGCTGAGCTCCAGTGTCTCTACAATGATAAACTCACTGCACAAGTGGACAGTGGCCACAATATCTATGTAAGCATATTTAACAGTGTGACAGAAACACATAATCCCCCtacagggtgttttttttatttttatttactgacCAGAGGTAAGAGTGACCTTATGTGATTTGGCCACAGTGTTTCCAGGTGGCCTGCTGTGGACAACGACGATACAATACGTGCTGATGCTTTGCTTATATACAAACAATGAGAAGAGGTCACTCAGACTGACTCAGTGTCCCTTTTGAGACCTGCCCTTTCTAAACTGTtgtaagtgatttattttctctcagtGCAAAAATTCATGTTAGCATAAATTACGCAGGTGTCAAAAAAAACGCATTCCTTCCACAGACACgctcacaaaacaaaagtgtaatACTTCCTAAACACACAGAGGGCAAAGACACGTGTGTGTGCCCTATGAAGTCTTGCAGTCGcggatgatgatgatatatcTATATTGTTGTTTAGGatgcaataaaaagaaatggGTAGAAAGATATTTTACGCACTGCATCAACAAGCAGATTTAGTCCAAGTTTATTTTAAGTGTAAATCACATTCAACATCATGCTGCTGGCCTTATCTTTTCATTAATAAATCTCAGAAATTCAGAatcacaatttttttattttttttataactacTTTCAGTGGGGGGAGTGcatgcctttttttattttttattttttttatttaaatcaacaaGATCATATGCTTTTGTGAAAGTAAAtgatttgacaaaaacaatcaaaatattttcttttcaaataaatattacacaaaTATCAATTAAATATCATTGGGGAAACgggaaataaataaacctaAAGCTAAGAAAGTATGCCGACTGTGGAAAGgcagttttttctctttatgcTCTTACTTTTGAAAAGTATAAAGCCAACACTGAGAGGAACTGCTGCCTAAAAATCTTCAAAACCTAAACCTAAACAGTGCACGCTCTGAAATCAGCCCTTATAAGGAAGTTCCATTTTTATTGTGAGCATTTTGAGGGTAGCACATGAACTAAATAATGTGCACAACAACGATTTGTAAAAGCAATACACCCTGTTTTGTTCTAAAGATTTTTAGGACATCGACTCTGGACTCAAAAACATTTGCTGGGCAAGAAATATgaacagaaagtgaaagtgattCCATTTACACCTGccattaaaatcaaaatgcagTTAAAAGATGCATCTGTACACTGCAAATAAActtttatgtactgtatatatatttacacaagAGTAAATACACTGCAGAGGTATTGGTTGGAGTATTAGTTTTTCTTCACCACCACTGAGGTAATATGGAAAACCAGGATTTAagtacatatgttttttttttatattggtgttAAGGCATAAAGCTGACTTCATGTCCAGCTTGAATAGACTTAAAAAGACATCTTATATCTGCATCAGATTTTGACGCCAAGTGTATTTGGGGCCCATGAATTCAGCTCTATTTTTGAGAAACAGTAATGTCTTGATACATCAGCTGTCTAAATATTAATACTGAATAAAATCTGTATTTAGGACTACTAAACACAGGCAGCAGCATTAAAGCATGTGTATATCTGGTTTAAAGACATGTTTTGTCAAGCCCAATAGGGTTTTCACCAGCTACACATGGTGTTTTAGTAGTACGGCTTCTGTACAGACGTTCTTTATCATAGCAATACTTGGTATCTTTTTCAAGGATTAGATCTGGTAGTAAAAATGTGGACCTTTAAAAGGATAAGTAAGATGGAAAAGTATATTTACACACCACCGGGGATCCAACAGCACAACTTGAAAGGTTGagttaattattttctttccagGTGAAAAATTAAAATTGTTCAGGCAGCTACAATACAGTCTGCAGTCTTTGCAGATCACAGATCAAGACACCACTCTGTGAGAAAAGCACAAATGCTTGaattgtgcacacacacaggctcagcAGAAGTCACGACGAGCCTTTTTGCATTCCACAATAAAAATTGGCCACACCCACCATCACACAGTGATCCTATGAACGCACGCACTATCTCTCTGTCACTTCACACGCAGTTTTATCTGTACAGGTCAGTGACAAAAGTCAGGATGAGACGGACGGAAGACATATGGTTTCCCTGATGCCATAGTCTGCCTGATGTGACAGGATGAGGCGTGGAGGTGCAGAGACAGTGGTTATTCAATGACTCCTTCCTACAACAAACGCTGAacgatgtttttaaaaaggtccatgCTAAATTCTCCATGAAGATCATCTAAGGCCACAATGTtcatagaagaaagaaaaatgtaaacactataaaaaaaaagagaggagaaattaTCATGGCGTTGTATCCCTTTGTAGGATAAAAGGCCATTTGTTATTAGTTTCAACAAACAAGAATGTCACAGGATAAAGAACCACGAAACATAGATCGCTGACATGTGTTTAAAAGAGAGCATATACCTTATGACATAAGGCACTTCAACAACTACTCCCAGCGCCCTGTTTTGGAGTAGATCCACTGTTAATCTCCTGATCgttttcatcctcttcttcctcttcctcctcttgccATTGACCAAGGTGGACAGGCGTGGGCATGGAAATGCTGGAACTGAGGCCACTATGTGCCTGGAAACCTGATGAGAGTGTTCATATAAAAAGTCTGTCTTAGGTGTAGCCTACTTAATATGAgctgtgtttcttgttttcaaCGCTTCTGTCTTATCTCGCCTCTGAATTTAAATGATGCTAATTTTATGATTAGTGTGATTTTggaatgtgtttatatgttaaagcttataataatgtatttaattcagTGCAGTGATTTGCCATGTTTTAGCCCATTTACTACAAATgttatacatttacatacattttttaaacctttttagcAGTCAGTGGTCTCCACTCTTTTCACTGTAGTTTTAAAATCAACTTGAAGAGATTTGAAACTTCTAATAAGTCACAGTGAGTTTCATATCTGCAGTTATGTTACTGTGCCAAATTATCAGCGCAGACTTGGTTTCTGTGCTTCATTACCATGTGGAATAACATAAGTTTGATAAATATTAAAAGCCACATAAATGCTTCTAAAtctattttaatttaatctagAGTACTTTAAGCCTCTTCTCAGTGTGTTGTTCTGATCTGATTGGAGTATGTAATTAAGTGCTGCAGATTTGGGTCACAACTATGATTTCAACACTACATTGCAGTTATTTAATTCAATATaaacatcaaaaatatatagaaatacaGGTCACTAATAAACGTAGAAGACAGAACTGACACTTGTTTTTCAGCTGTACTGTAGGCTGCAAGCTTGAAAATCGTTATGTGCATTTACCAGTATTTGTGTGCAGATCTCTCATTGGCACTGGGTTCTGCCACTGCCCAGATGCTCTCTGTGGGTGGGAGCTCTGCTGGTGGAGCTGGAGAGACAAACAGTTGTCAATGTACAGCAGAACAGAGTGGTGGAGATTCTGAAAAGTGTTACTCTGAGCACCAAATATACAAAATCTGTATGAGGATGTTTTGAAACTGGTCACCAGTGGAATCTTTTGTTATGGGTGCTATATAAAAACTGTGAAAGTATCAAATGATTCAATCTACGGAGAAATACGACAACTCTTCCTCAGAAACTGTTCTTTTAAACGAGGTGTCAGGACTTCTGTAAGGTTAAGTTGTCACAACTATACAGTCACTGCCCTCAGCAATGCTCCAATCCGTTACCTGTGGCTGACCTCACCGTGTGTCAAATAGCGGTCAACCAATCAGAAGAGGGGATCATTAATTTTAATGAgacaaaatgcaacacaaaacaccCTGCTTCTTGTTAGAGTGCCACAGAAAAgcacaagagaggagagaaaatctatattgtttttttgtatttatccCTCTGGGGTCCAAGCAATCGCCCACGATTGATAGGACCATTGAcaggaccccagagggttaaaaccacaaatgtatCTTCTGATAGAtatcaaaacttaaaaaaaaaacaaaaaacaaaaaaaaacacacataaaacgTAAAATATAGGACCTTTAGGGGGTGCATCTTTTATACTCAAGAGATACATTTTGGGGAGTATCACTTTAAATTCCAAAGAAAAGGAGGATAAATATATTAATGTCGACTGCTGTGCCTGGAGGCGGCAATTTGTGGTCAGGAAATTACCTCATGCAGATAGATTGCATGGAGACTCATCTCTGCCGAGGCAAACTCTGAGTGCAGTGTATTGCTCCGGATGCGAGAGTCACTGTTAGtcatactggaaaaaaaacaaaaaaacacagtaaatatgttaACCACAGCTAATAACAAAGGTTTGCATCTATTTATAATTTCCAATAGCTACAGCATGTAAAtaatgaatgcatgtgtgtatgtagtgtGTGATAAGTACCTGTCAATGATAGTGCGATCGCTGCGGTACATGGTGCTCTCGGGGTGGACGGATGAGGGCAGGAGGCCATGTGAGCGGCCGCGGCTGGGATGTGCAAGCTGCGATGTGGACAGAGAGGCCAGGACactggcagcagcagaagcagtggTGCTTGGTGGGATGAAGCGATGGTCTCGCCCTTGTAGTCCCGACGCAGTTAGAATGGGGTGGGCCAGTACACTGGCCAACAGATTATCAGTCTGGAAACAACAAAGGCACATCAGTACCGAGCCACTGAGTGAATAATTAATGAGGCTAATCTGAAAATATCCTGTGGTAATAAACATTCACtgttaaaatgtattacagTTTCTTACATCAGCTGACTGATATCTTTAGTTCGTGTGGTACATAGTATCTGTGTGATTAACAAGGTCCTCAGGGTTTCTTACCCCAGTGGCAGACTCGTTGGACTGTAGTGAGGTGCAGAGAGGAGCCTGAGAGAGCAGCAATTGGGTGGAGGGGCCGCCCTGTGCATCGTGCTGCACCTTTTCCTTTAAGTGGCTGATGAACACTGAGCTCTCCTGAGGCGGCTGCCAGCGTGGGTTCTTAATGGTGAAATGCATGAGAGACAGCTCGGTCTTGCCGTTTTCAGCCTGTTGGTAAATGGAGGCCTCCGTCTGACCCTCAGACAACCACTGTTAAAAACGgttaaagatatatatatcaATTCAAgcaacattcaaataaatattcactacattttttttgctccttGAGGGAAAATTGACTGGTTATGTAACAGAAGGAAGAAATCATACTGTTGGGTTTCCATGACGTCTGATGTCCATCTGCGCAAAGGAACAGATGTCTCCGACTCCAACCACCTCCACGGTGAAGTTCCTGAAGAAGTCAATGATCTCTAGTGATTTATTCctcaggaggaagatgaggatgaaggGTGTGACAATAGGGCTGAGCAACTCCTCCAAGATGAACACCTGATTTGGACAACGACAACACTGATTACATTTTACTGATTACAAGTCTTCATTCTCTCATTGACCAGGTGccacattaaaaatgtcatcaaTCGCAGCAAAACCTCTCCCATATCTTTAGTCGGACGGTGACAAACGTGTTCCTATCCATGCCTCACCGCTTTGTACTGGAACAGCTGCGCCACCTCGTCACGGGTCTCGCTCTTGTTAGCATTGCCCCTCCAGTGGTCTGGCATGTAGTGAATGTGTGCCAGCatgcactgcagcagctgctctggACACCACACCATATGCTCATCTGGGATGAAGGACCTGGAGCAGGACAGGTACaaaaatatgtacatttttcaTCAGCACTGCTGTACCTGTATGTATGACATGAATTAGGAAAACAGCATCATTTTGTAGATCATAGTTTGATATCTTGAACAAAAATCTGTAGCCAATTAGGGACCTTAAAATTTCCCCATATTCATTAGTTAGTAATAAGGATGCAGGATGTCTACAGTGTTCTTTACAATTAACTTCCCCCCACAGCTTGAGAAAAGCTTCTACAGGccaataaaagaaaactgaaatgaattacaACACCTACTGATAGCAATCCTGGAACGGCTCCAGGAGAGAAACCTGGCTCGGAAAGCTCACCTGGTGATAGTAATAACAACTCCCAGAACAGTGATAGCGGTAAGAATGTGCTGCACTGTCAGAACATCCTCATCATAGACTGTCAGTGCGATGAGCACAGCCAACACCGAGCCTGAGAAGAAGGCAATGTTCTTTGCCAGCACAGTCAGCAGTGGTGATGTAAAGGAGTTCATGTATTTGGAAGTGGGTTTGTAGCCACGGCCTAAGCGTCCGTATAGCTCATGGTTCAGCTCATTGAAATGCCGCAGGTATAGACGACCCCACAGGGACCAGCGTCGTGCACCCAGGCTTCCAGGTTCCCTGCGGATCACTTCGGTATAGCTGAAGAAAGCGTAGAGCACCTGCCACACCAGGATGAACGGACATAGCAGCAAGTTGGCCAAACCCATGAGCAGGATGACTCTACTGAGCTGCTGTGCGAGCTCCAGGCGGTTTCCACTCCGCTTGTACTTGGGGTGCAGGTTCCACTTATTCTGAAACAGAGAGCCGGGACCCCAGAAGAGGATGAGCTCAAAGTTGTACTTGAGGCCCTGGGTGAGGAACACCACATTGCCCAGCAGGGGGAGTTGCAGCTGCACTGGCAGCAGTGATTTGTTTATCATAGCCACCATGTAGTTCTTGAATCGCAGGATGCGGTGATAGATGTCAAGCTCTGTCAGCTCTTTCTTGTGTATGCACATTTGCTGTTCTCGTTGCAGGCTGATGAGCCGGCCCTGCACTTCCTGCCATGTGAAGTTGCATAGTTCGTCCTGGGATAAGGAGGCAAGGGGCACAAAGTAAACTCACTAATAGTACAGAGACGatgcatgaaaaatgactcaTCATTTTAGGCGTGTCATCATTTTATACGCACAAAATATTTGTCACAAGGTTGATTTGGATGAACTTTTTGCTGTATGTGATGTTCAGGTTTCATCACTCACCATTCTGATCTTCAGTGCTTTGATGTAGAACTGCCTGATCTCCCAGTAGCTCAGAACATTGCAAAAGACTTTGACAAGCCGATAGATCCAGAAGATGGCTGCCATGATGAGAAGGAATATAATCCAGCTATTGTCTTGAATTCTGAAGAGAAACGAAA includes the following:
- the atg9b gene encoding autophagy-related protein 9B isoform X2, giving the protein MANFEAYQEYQRIEDFEEDSPPGEEDLLVHVPEGLKDSWHHIKNLDNFFTRIYHFHQKNGFACMMLSEFFELVQFLFVVTFTTFLVNCVEYDVLFANRAVNHTGPGQNPLDRNKVTLPDAILPSQQCTQRIQDNSWIIFLLIMAAIFWIYRLVKVFCNVLSYWEIRQFYIKALKIRMDELCNFTWQEVQGRLISLQREQQMCIHKKELTELDIYHRILRFKNYMNKWNLHPKYKRSGNRLELAQQLSRVILLMGLANLLLCPFILVWQVLYAFFSYTEVIRREPGSLGARRWSLWGRLYLRHFNELNHELYGRLGRGYKPTSKYMNSFTSPLLTVLAKNIAFFSGSVLAVLIALTVYDEDVLTVQHILTAITVLGVVITITRSFIPDEHMVWCPEQLLQCMLAHIHYMPDHWRGNANKSETRDEVAQLFQYKAVFILEELLSPIVTPFILIFLLRNKSLEIIDFFRNFTVEVVGVGDICSFAQMDIRRHGNPTWLSEGQTEASIYQQAENGKTELSLMHFTIKNPRWQPPQESSVFISHLKEKVQHDAQGGPSTQLLLSQAPLCTSLQSNESATGTDNLLASVLAHPILTASGLQGRDHRFIPPSTTASAAASVLASLSTSQLAHPSRGRSHGLLPSSVHPESTMYRSDRTIIDSMTNSDSRIRSNTLHSEFASAEMSLHAIYLHELHQQSSHPQRASGQWQNPVPMRDLHTNTGFQAHSGLSSSISMPTPVHLGQWQEEEEEEEDENDQEINSGSTPKQGAGSSC
- the atg9b gene encoding autophagy-related protein 9B isoform X1 produces the protein MANFEAYQEYQRIEDFEEDSPPGEEDLLVHVPEGLKDSWHHIKNLDNFFTRIYHFHQKNGFACMMLSEFFELVQFLFVVTFTTFLVNCVEYDVLFANRAVNHTGPGQNPLDRNKVTLPDAILPSQQCTQRIQDNSWIIFLLIMAAIFWIYRLVKVFCNVLSYWEIRQFYIKALKIRMDELCNFTWQEVQGRLISLQREQQMCIHKKELTELDIYHRILRFKNYMVAMINKSLLPVQLQLPLLGNVVFLTQGLKYNFELILFWGPGSLFQNKWNLHPKYKRSGNRLELAQQLSRVILLMGLANLLLCPFILVWQVLYAFFSYTEVIRREPGSLGARRWSLWGRLYLRHFNELNHELYGRLGRGYKPTSKYMNSFTSPLLTVLAKNIAFFSGSVLAVLIALTVYDEDVLTVQHILTAITVLGVVITITRSFIPDEHMVWCPEQLLQCMLAHIHYMPDHWRGNANKSETRDEVAQLFQYKAVFILEELLSPIVTPFILIFLLRNKSLEIIDFFRNFTVEVVGVGDICSFAQMDIRRHGNPTWLSEGQTEASIYQQAENGKTELSLMHFTIKNPRWQPPQESSVFISHLKEKVQHDAQGGPSTQLLLSQAPLCTSLQSNESATGTDNLLASVLAHPILTASGLQGRDHRFIPPSTTASAAASVLASLSTSQLAHPSRGRSHGLLPSSVHPESTMYRSDRTIIDSMTNSDSRIRSNTLHSEFASAEMSLHAIYLHELHQQSSHPQRASGQWQNPVPMRDLHTNTGFQAHSGLSSSISMPTPVHLGQWQEEEEEEEDENDQEINSGSTPKQGAGSSC